A stretch of Chionomys nivalis chromosome 26, mChiNiv1.1, whole genome shotgun sequence DNA encodes these proteins:
- the LOC130866787 gene encoding DNA-directed RNA polymerases I, II, and III subunit RPABC4, protein MDTQKDVQPPKQQPMIYICGECHTENEIKSRDPIRCRECGYRIMYKKRTKRLVVFDAR, encoded by the coding sequence ATGGATACCCAGAAAGACGTCCAACCCCCAAAGCAGCAGCCGATGATATATATTTGTGGAGAGTGTCACACCGAAAATGAAATAAAGTCCAGAGATCCAATCAGATGCAGAGAATGTGGATACAGAATAATGTACAAGAAAAGGACTAAAAGATTGGTGGTTTTCGATGCTCGGTGA